Proteins encoded in a region of the Bubalus bubalis isolate 160015118507 breed Murrah chromosome 9, NDDB_SH_1, whole genome shotgun sequence genome:
- the APC2 gene encoding adenomatous polyposis coli protein 2 isoform X3, translated as MTSSVAAYEQLVRQVEALKAENSHLRQELRDNSSHLSKLETETSGMKVVLQHLQGKLEQEARVLVSSGQTEVLEQLKALQMDITSLYNLKFQPPALAPEPTTRTPEGSPVHSSGPSKENFGELSRATIRLLEELDRERCFLLNEIEKEEKEKLWYYSQLQGLSKRLDELPHVETQFSMQMDLIRQQLEFEAQHIRSLMEERFGTSDEMVQRAQIRASRLEQIDKELLSAQDRVQQTEPQALLAVKSMPMDEDAENEVPTHPEDGAPQPGNSKVEVVFWLLSMLATRDQEDTARTLLAMSSSPESCVAMRRSGCLPLLLQILHGTEAGAGGRNGTPGAPGAKDARMRANAALHNIVFSQPDQGLARKEMRVLHVLEQIRAYCETCWDWLQARDGGPEGGGTGAAPVPIEPQICQATCAVMKLSFDEEYRRAMNELGGLQAVAELLQVDHEMHKMTRDPLNLALRRYAGMTLTNLTFGDVANKAALCARRGCMEAIVAQLASESEELHQVVSSILRNLSWRADINSKKVLREVGSMTALMQCVLRATKESTLKSVLSALWNLSAHSTENKAAICQVDGALGFLVSTLTYKCQSNSLAIIESGGGILRNVSSLIATREDYRQVLRDHNCLQTLLQHLTSHSLTIVSNACGTLWNLSARSPRDQELLWDLGAVGMLRNLVHSKHKMIAMGSAAALRNLLAHRPAKYQPAATAVSPGSCAPSLYVRKQRALEAELDTRHLAQALDHLEKQGLPEAETACKKPLPPLRHLDGLAQDYASDSGCFDDDDAPSLAAAATAAEPASPAVLSLFLGNPFLQGQALARAPPTRRGGLEVEKEAGGQAAVAARAKAKLALAVARIDRLVEDISALHTSSDDSFSLSSGDPGQEAPREGRAQSCSPCRGPEGGRREAGSSRAHPLLRLKAAHASLSNDSLNSGSTSDGHCPREHSRPCSLAALAEHREGPPRGQARPSRLDLNLPGGQAEPEARDAKATDAHVRTIKLSPTYQHVPLLEGTTRAGVGSLAPGARKQAWLSTEGLSSVPEKLVVEKAPLCLSRCSSLSSLSSAGRPGPSEAGDLDESDSSLEGLEESGPGETELDGAWRGPGAASLPMAIPAPQRGQGLGVEDATPSSSSENCVQETPLVLSRCSSVSSLGSFESPSIASSIPSDPCSGLGSGTVSPSELPDSPGQTMPPSRSKTPPLAPAPPGEREATQFSLQWESYVKRFLDIADCRERCRLPSELDAGSVRFTVEKPDENFSCASSLSALALHELYVQKDVELRLLPPACPERGSGGGGGPGHRRRDEASGCLEGPASTDQELELLRECLGGAVPARLRKVASALVPGRHTLPVPVYMLVPAPAREDDSCTDSAEGTPVNFSSTASLSDETLQGPPKDGGHLDGKKPAGRAASTRQSAGQRHRVGGMGRSTEQPRGAGSGRAGLELPLRRPPSTCRDTDSSRPGREHGDGALQSLCLTTPTEEAVYCFYGNDSDEEPATAVAAAPPRRASAIPRAVKRERPTGARKEVQAVPKAAPKAAPPARAQPSLIADETPPCYSLSSSASSLSEPEPSECMASRPQVHKPGLTKDLVPRGRKNGCPSPRAEAELLRRCIGSALPRRQPQVPGPRRRPPREAQPKERAAEGPQERGEEAASSDHASDLDSIEWRAIQEGANSVATWLHQAAAAAAREASSESDSVLSFATGQSVGSTLQPTLHRKGCRPREEHQPGGALRPEKPEGALTQRSSGPEKPRGTQKAPNGVPAVLRGHTVIYMPTPATRAQPRGAPGSRIVARKMGAPSPVQPAAPTKAPNPGQQRSRSLHRPGKISELATLSPPQRSATPPARLAKTPSSSSSQTSPASQPLPRRSPPAAQPAGPLPGPRASPVPKTPARALLAKQHKTQKSPVRIPFMQRPARRGPPPLARAAPEPGPRGRVGAEGGSAARGGRLGLVRMASARSSGSESSDRSGFRRQLTFIKESPGLMRRRRSELSAPEATNPTTQAASPCRGRPALPAVFLCSSRCDELRAGSRQAPAPQRAHTARPRPSERQPRRTSSESPSRLPVRTPAAGPETVKRYASLPHISVARRPDATSPEPAADATRRSSAGEAGPLPRVAAPGTTWRRIRDEDVPHILRSTLPARALPLLGSPPEDGPAGPPQRKTSDAVVQTEDFAAAKTNSSTSPSMESRAPPQATAGGPTSLLGSDVDGPPAKAPAPTPFVPASRHGSPSRSARVPPFNYVPSPMVAATADSTVEKAPTPVPTSLLE; from the exons CAGTTCTCAATGCAGATGGATCTGATCCGGCAGCAGCTGGAATTCGAGGCCCAACACATCCGCTCGCTGATGGAGGAGCGCTTCGGCACCTCGGACGAGATGGTGCAGCGGGCGCAG ATCCGTGCTTCCCGCCTGGAGCAGATCGACAAGGAACTGCTGTCCGCGCAGGACCGAGTGCAGCAGACCGAGCCCCAG GCCTTGCTGGCAGTGAAGTCGATGCCCATGGACGAGGACGCTGAGAATGAGGTCCCCACGCACCCTGAGGATGGTGCCCCTCAGCCAGGCAACAGTAAG gtGGAGGTGGTCTTCTGGCTCCTGTCCATGCTGGCAACGCGGGACCAGGAGGACACGGCGCGGACGCTGCTCGCCATGTCCAGCTCACCCGAAAGCTGCGTGGCCATGCGCCGCTCAGGCtgtctgccgctgctgctgcagATCCTGCACGGCACTGAGGCCGGGGCTGGGGGTCGCAATGGGACCCCCGGGGCTCCGGGAGCCAAGGACGCGCGCATGCGTGCCAACGCAGCGCTGCACAATATTGTCTTCTCTCAGCCCGACCAGGGGCTGGCACGCAAGGAGATGCGCGTGTTACACGTGCTGGAGCAGATCCGCGCCTACTGCGAGACCTGCTGGGACTGGCTGCAGGCCCGGGATGGCGGGCCTGAGGGCGGTGGCACTGGTGCTG CGCCAGTGCCCATCGAGCCACAGATCTGTCAGGCCACCTGTGCCGTGATGAAGCTGTCCTTCGACGAGGAATACCGCCGCGCTATGAATGAGCTGG GTGGGCTGCAGGCAGTGGCGGAGTTACTGCAGGTTGACCATGAGATGCACAAGATGACCCGGGACCCTCTCAACCTGGCCCTGCGCCGATACGCTGGCATGACCCTCACCAACCTCACCTTCGGGGACGTCGCCAACAAG GCTGCACTGTGCGCCCGCCGGGGCTGCATGGAGGCCATTGTGGCCCAGCTGGCATCTGAGAGTGAGGAGCTGCACCAG gtcgTGTCTAGCATCCTGCGCAACCTGTCCTGGAGGGCTGACATCAACAGCAAGAAGGTGCTGAGGGAGGTGGGCAGCATGACTGCCCTGATGCAGTGCGTCCTGCGAGCCACCAAG GAGTCCACCCTGAAGAGCGTGCTTAGCGCCCTGTGGAACCTCTCGGCGCACAGCACAGAGAACAAGGCGGCCATCTGCCAGGTGGATGGTGCCCTGGGCTTCCTGGTGAGCACACTGACTTACAAGTGCCAGAGCAACTCGCTAGCCATCATTGAGAGCGGTGGTGGCATCCTGCGCAACGTGTCCAGCCTCATCGCCACCCGCGAGGACTACAG GCAGGTGCTGCGAGACCACAATTGCCTGCAGACGCTGCTGCAGCACCTGACGTCGCACAGCCTGACCATAGTGAGCAACGCATGCGGCACGCTCTGGAACCTGTCGGCCCGCAGCCCCCGCGACCAGGAGCTGCTGTGGGACCTGGGCGCCGTGGGCATGCTGCGGAACCTGGTGCACTCCAAGCACAAAATGATCGCCATGGGCAGCGCCGCCGCGCTGCGCAACCTGCTGGCTCACCGGCCTGCCAAGTACCAGCCGGCGGCCACTGCGGTCTCCCCGGGCTCCTGCGCGCCCAGCCTGTACGTGCGCAAGCAGCGGGCGCTGGAGGCCGAGCTGGACACACGTCACCTGGCTCAGGCACTTGATCACCTGGAGAAGCAGGGCCTGCCGGAGGCCGAGACCGCCTGCAAGAAGCCCCTCCCGCCTCTGCGCCACCTGGACGGCCTTGCCCAGGACTACGCCTCTGACTCGGGCTGTTTTGACGACGACGATGCGCCCTCCCTGGCTGCTGCCGCCACTGCCGCAGAGCCCGCCAGCCCCGCAGTGCTCTCCCTCTTCCTGGGCAACCCCTTCCTGCAAGGCCAGGCGCTGGCCCGAGCCCCGCCCACCCGCCGAGGAGGCCTGGAGGTGGAGAAGGAGGCCGGTGGACAGGCAGCCGTGGCAGCTAGGGCCAAGGCCAAGCTGGCGCTAGCGGTGGCACGCATCGACAGGCTGGTAGAGGACATCTCGGCCTTGCACACCTCATCTGACGacagcttcagcctcagctccGGGGACCCTGGCCAGGAGGCCCCACGAGAAGGCCGTGCCCAATCCTGCTCACCTTGCAGGGGGCCTGAGGGGGGGCGGCGGGAAGCGGGCAGCAGCCGGGCTCACCCACTGCTGCGGCTCAAGGCAGCCCACGCCAGCCTTTCCAATGACAGTCTCAACAGCGGTAGCACCAGTGATGGGCACTGTCCTCGCGAACACTCGCGGCCCTGCTCGCTGGCTGCTCTGGCCGAGCACCGAGAGGGGCCCCCACGTGGTCAGGCGCGGCCCAGCCGGCTTGACCTCAACCTGCCTGGCGGCCAGGCTGAGCCTGAGGCCCGGGATGCCAAGGCCACAGATGCCCACGTGCGTACCATCAAGTTGTCGCCCACCTACCAGCACGTGCCGCTGCTGGAGGGCACCACCAGGGCGGGTGTGGGGTCCCTGGCCCCTGGGGCCCGGAAACAGGCCTGGCTGTCCACAGAAGGCCTGAGCAGTGTGCCTGAGAAGCTAGTGGTTGAGAAGGCACCCCTCTGCCTGTCCCGCTGCAGCTCGCTGTCCTCACTGTCCTCAGCTGGCCGCCCGGGGCCCAGTGAGGCTGGGGACCTAGACGAGAGCGACTCGTCcctggaggggctggaggagTCTGGCCCTGGTGAAACAGAGCTGGATGGGGCCTGGCGGGGCCCGGGGGCCGCCTCCCTGCCCATGGCCATCCCAGCGCCCCAGAGGGGTCAGGGCCTGGGGGTGGAGGATGCCACGCCGTCCAGCTCCTCTGAGAACTGCGTGCAGGAGACACCGCTGGTGCTGAGCCGCTGCAGCTCAGTCAGTTCACTGGGCAGCTTCGAGAGCCCATCCATTGCCAGCTCCATCCCCAGTGACCCATGCAGCGGGCTGGGCAGCGGCACAGTCAGCCCCAGTGAGCTGCCTGATAGCCCCGGGCAAACCATGCCTCCGAGCCGCAGCAAGACACCTCCGCTGGCCCCAGCACCACCCGGTGAGCGGGAGGCCACCCAGTTCAGCCTGCAGTGGGAGAGTTACGTGAAGCGCTTCCTGGACATCGCTGACTGCCGGGAGCGCTGCCGGCTGCCCTCCGAGCTGGATGCAGGCAGCGTGCGTTTCACTGTGGAGAAGCCCGATGAGAACTTCTCGTGTGCCTCCAGCCTCAGCGCACTGGCCCTGCACGAGCTCTACGTGCAGAAAGACGTGGAGCTGCGGCTGCTGCCCCCTGCCTGCCCAGAGCGTGGCAGTGGGGGAGGCGGAGGCCCAGGGCACCGCCGACGGGACGAAGCCAGTGGCTGTCTGGAAGGGCCGGCGTCCACCGACCAGGAGCTGGAGCTGCTGCGCGAGTGCCTGGGTGGGGCCGTGCCTGCCCGGCTCCGCAAGGTGGCCTCAGCACTGGTGCCTGGCCGCCACACGCTGCCCGTGCCAGTCTACATGCTGGTGCCTGCCCCGGCCCGTGAGGACGACTCCTGCACTGACTCAGCTGAGGGCACTCCAGTCAACTTCTCCAGCACCGCTTCCCTCAGCGACGAGACCCTGCAGGGACCCCCCAAGGATGGTGGGCATTTGGATGGGAAGAAGCCCGCGGGTCGTGCTGCCTCCACTAGGCAGTCTGCTGGGCAGCGGCACAGGGTGGGGGGCATGGGCCGGAGCACAGAGCAGCCCCGGGGGGCTGGCAGtggcagggcagggctggagctGCCCCTCCGGCGCCCCCCGAGCACCTGCAGGGACACTGACAGCTCCCGCCCAGGCCGGGAGCATGGGGACGGGGCTCTGCAGTCTCTGTGCCTCACAACGCCCACCGAGGAGGCTGTGTATTGTTTCTATGGCAATGACTCGGATGAGGAGCCGGCCACAGCGGTGGCAGCAGCACCCCCACGGCGGGCATCTGCGATCCCCCGGGCGGTCAAGAGGGAGCGCCCGACTGGTGCCAGGAAGGAGGTGCAGGCTGTGCCCAAGGCTGCACCCAAGGCGGCACCGCCTGCCCGGGCCCAGCCCAGCCTCATTGCAGATGAGACACCACCGTGCTACTCCCTGAGCTCCTCCGCCAGCTCCCTCAGCGAACCTGAGCCCTCCGAGTGCATGGCCAGTCGGCCCCAGGTCCACAAGCCAGGGCTCACCAAGGACCTGGTCCCCAGGGGCAGGAAGAATGGCTGCCCCAGCCCGCGGGCCGAGGCAGAGCTGCTCCGGCGTTGCATAGGCTCAGCCTTGCCCAGGCGTCAGCCCCAGGTGCCCGGCCCAAGGCGCCGCCCACCCCGAGAGGCCCAGCCAAAGGAGCGTGCAGCAGAAGGGCCCCAGGAGCGCGGTGAGGAGGCGGCCAGCTCAGACCATGCCTCAGACCTGGACAGCATCGAGTGGCGTGCCATCCAGGAGGGTGCCAACTCTGTTGCCACATGGCTGCACCAGGCCGCAGCGGCGGCTGCCCGTGAGGCCTCCTCAGAGTCTGATTCCGTTCTGTCCTTTGCAACAGGGCAGTCTGTGGGTTCCACCCTGCAGCCCACCCTGCATAGGAAGGGGTGTCGGCCAAGGGAAGAGCACCAGCCGGGTGGTGCCCTGCGGCCAGAGAAACCAGAAGGGGCCCTCACCCAGCGCAGCAGCGGGCCGGAGAAGCCACGTGGCACTCAGAAGGCCCCAAATGGGGTGCCGGCGGTGCTCCGGGGACATACAGTGATCTACATGCCCACCCCGGCCACCCGGGCACAGCCCAGAGGTGCCCCTGGTTCCCGCATTGTGGCAAGAAAGATGGGAGCGCCCAGCCCTGTGCAGCCGGCGGCCCCCACCAAAGCCCCCAACCCAGGGCAGCAGCGGTCTAGGAGCCTGCACCGGCCTGGCAAGATCTCAGAGCTGGCAACACTCAGCCCCCCACAGAGAAGTGCCACACCACCAGCCCGCCTTGCCAAGACCCCATCATCAAGTTCCTCTCAGACCTCACCGgcctcccagcctctgcccaggAGGTCACCCCCTGCTGCCCAGCCTGCAGGGCCCCTGCCCGGCCCCAGGGCCTCCCCAGTGCCCAAGACTCCAGCAAGGGCCCTGCTGGCCAAACAGCACAAGACGCAGAAGTCACCCGTGAGGATCCCCTTCATGCAGAGGCCCGCCAGGCGGGGGCCGCCGCCCTTGGCTAGGGCAGCCCCGGAGCCAGGCCCCAGGGGCCGGGTGGGCGCAGAAGGCGGCTCTGCAGCCCGAGGGGGCCGCCTGGGCCTGGTGCGCATGGCCTCCGCCCGCTCCAGCGGCAGCGAATCCTCCGACCGCTCGGGTTTCCGGCGGCAGCTGACCTTTATCAAGGAGTCGCCGGGCCTGATGCGGCGCCGACGCTCGGAACTGTCCGCACCCGAAGCCACCAACCCGACCACCCAGGCTGCCTCACCCTGCCGCGGCCGGCCAGCACTACCCGCTGTCTTCCTCTGCTCCTCGCGCTGTGATGAGCTGCGGGCAGGCTCCCGGCAGGCCCCGGCCCCCCAGCGGGCCCACacggcccggccccgccccagcGAGCGGCAACCTCGGCGCACCAGCTCCGAGAGCCCGTCCCGCCTGCCCGTCCGCACGCCGGCCGCCGGGCCCGAGACGGTCAAGCGCTACGCCTCCCTGCCTCACATCAGCGTGGCCCGCAGACCGGATGCTACCAGCCCCGAACCTGCGGCGGATGCCACCCGCCGCAGCAGCGCAGGGGAGGCCGGGCCGCTGCCCAGGGTGGCCGCGCCGGGCACCACGTGGCGCCGCATCCGGGACGAGGACGTCCCGCACATCCTGCGGAGCACGCTGCCCGCCCGCGCCCTGCCGCTGCTGGGCTCCCCGCCGGAGGACGGCCCAGCCGGCCCACCACAGCGCAAGACCAGCGACGCCGTGGTCCAGACTGAAGACTTCGCGGCTGCGAAGACCAACTCCAGCACGTCCCCGAGCATGGAGAGCAGGGCGCCCCCCCAGGCCACGGCCGGCGGCCCCACCTCCCTTCTTGGCAGCGACGTGGACGGGCCGCCCGCCAAGGCGCCCGCACCCACCCCCTTCGTCCCCGCCAGCCGGCACGGCTCCCCCAGCCGCTCCGCCCGTGTCCCGCCTTTCAACTACGTGCCCAGCCCCATGGTGGCGGCCACCGCTGACTCCACCGTGGAGAAGGCCCCCACCCCGGTCCCCACCAGCCTCCTGGAATAG